CGCCCTTCCCGGTATTTTCAATCCGCTGTCGCGTGCCCGCCGGAATGACGACCACGTCGCCCGGGCCTACATCCGTCGGGGGCAAATCGCCCACTTCCACGCGGCCTTGCCCGGAGGCGATGAGGTAGCGTTCCACCGTGCCGACCAAAAAATGCCAGCGCGTCTGGCTGCCTTCCGGCAGCCGGGCGCGAGCGATAGAAGCCGCCGGGTCGTCGGGCGAGTTGAGGTTCTCGAGGATGAAGACCCCTTCTTCGATGAAGAACTCTTCGGACTCGCTGGGTTTGAAGATTCGTGGTTTCATATACTTATTCACTTCGCAGGCTTTTCACCGGATTCGCCAGCGCCGCCCTGATACTTTGAAAACTGACCGTCAAAAACGCGACTGCCACCGCCACAACCCCTGCTCCTGCCAGCATCCACCATTCCACCGAAACGCGGTAAGGATAGTCGCTCAGCCATTTATTCATCCCGTAAAAAACGAGCGGCGATGCCAGCACAAACGCCATGCCCAGCAGTTTCAGATAACCCGAACTGAGCAGCCCGACCACCGACAGCACGCTCGCGCCCAACACTTTGCGAATACCGATTTCTTTTGTTTTCTGAAAAGCCGTGTAAGTCGTCAGGCCGAACAACCCAAAACATGAAATCAGAATAGCGAGCAAAGCGAAATATCCAATCAAATCCGAAAGCCGTTGCTCCGCTTCGTAGCTGCGGGCAATGCCTTCATTC
This genomic interval from Saprospiraceae bacterium contains the following:
- a CDS encoding cupin domain-containing protein, with the protein product MKPRIFKPSESEEFFIEEGVFILENLNSPDDPAASIARARLPEGSQTRWHFLVGTVERYLIASGQGRVEVGDLPPTDVGPGDVVVIPAGTRQRIENTGKGDLVFFCVCTPRFRAEDYREI